A DNA window from Rhizobium jaguaris contains the following coding sequences:
- a CDS encoding cupin domain-containing protein produces the protein MTEKTRHAVNLGELQLDHWQQGEFFAGSDVSFGALLGLKDLGISYNEVPPGKSGCPFHNHHVEEELFVILDGEGEYRFGSERILVAKGDVLGAPAGGQETAHQLINIGPGVLIYLVISTKAQTEIVEYPDSGKFMAKTNRAGETPRRFSFIGREGGAVDYWDGETGA, from the coding sequence ATGACGGAGAAAACCAGACACGCTGTCAACCTTGGCGAGCTACAGCTCGATCATTGGCAGCAGGGAGAATTTTTTGCGGGCAGCGATGTCTCCTTCGGCGCGCTGCTCGGGCTGAAGGATCTCGGCATCAGCTATAACGAAGTGCCGCCCGGCAAATCCGGCTGTCCATTTCACAATCACCACGTCGAGGAGGAGCTTTTCGTCATTCTCGACGGCGAAGGCGAATATCGCTTCGGGAGCGAGCGTATTCTGGTCGCGAAAGGCGATGTATTAGGAGCACCCGCCGGCGGTCAGGAAACCGCCCATCAGCTCATCAATATCGGTCCGGGCGTGCTGATCTATCTCGTCATTTCGACCAAGGCCCAGACAGAGATTGTCGAATATCCCGACTCCGGCAAGTTCATGGCGAAGACCAATCGCGCCGGCGAGACGCCGCGGCGATTCAGCTTCATCGGGCGCGAGGGCGGCGCCGTGGACTATTGGGACGGCGAAACGGGAGCGTGA
- a CDS encoding sodium-translocating pyrophosphatase: MSILLGVIACGLLSVIYAVWATRSVLAADQGNARMQEIAGYIREGAQAYLARQYRTIALVGIIVFILAWVLLSREAAIGFLIGAVLSGSAGFIGMHVSVRANVRTAQASSHSLSAGLDIAFKSGAITGMLVAGLALLGVSIYFYVLTSILGHEPGSRDVINALVALGFGASLISIFARLGGGIFTKGADVGGDLVGKVEAGIPEDDPRNPATIADNVGDNVGDCAGMAADLFETYAVSVVATMVLAAIFFAGTPVLASAMVYPLAVCGACIITSIIGTFFVKLGTNGSIMGALYKGLIATGILSIIGLAAATSLTIGWGSIGTVADFNVTGAKLFICGIVGLIVTALIVVITEYYTGTNKRPVNSIAQASVTGHGTNVIQGLAISLESTALPALVIVGGILATYQLGGLFGTGIAVTAMLGLAGMIVALDAFGPVTDNAGGIAEMSHLPPEVRKSTDALDAVGNTTKAVTKGYAIGSAGLGALVLFAAYSNDLKYFAAHGDQFPYFTNVGTISFDLSNPYVVAGLLFGGLIPYLFGGIAMTAVGRAAGAIVEEVRKQFREKPGIMKGTERPDYGRAVDLLTKAAIREMIIPSLLPVLAPIVVYFGVLLISGSKASAFAALGASLLGVIINGLFVAISMTSGGGAWDNAKKSFEDGFVDKDGARHMKGSEAHKASVTGDTVGDPYKDTAGPAVNPAIKITNIVALLLLAVLAG; this comes from the coding sequence ATGTCGATTCTTTTAGGTGTTATCGCGTGCGGACTGCTCTCGGTGATTTACGCCGTCTGGGCAACTCGGTCAGTGCTTGCCGCTGACCAGGGCAATGCACGCATGCAGGAAATTGCAGGTTATATTCGGGAAGGCGCGCAAGCCTACCTGGCGCGTCAATATAGAACCATTGCCTTAGTCGGCATCATCGTTTTCATCCTGGCCTGGGTGCTCCTGTCGCGCGAAGCCGCCATCGGCTTCCTGATTGGCGCTGTTCTGTCAGGCTCCGCAGGGTTCATCGGCATGCATGTCTCCGTGCGCGCCAATGTTCGCACCGCGCAGGCCTCGTCCCACAGCCTGTCGGCCGGTCTCGACATCGCTTTCAAGTCCGGCGCGATCACCGGCATGCTGGTCGCCGGCCTCGCCTTGCTCGGAGTCTCCATTTATTTCTATGTGCTGACCAGCATTCTCGGTCATGAGCCGGGCTCGCGCGACGTTATCAATGCGCTGGTGGCGCTCGGTTTCGGCGCTTCGCTGATTTCGATCTTCGCCCGCCTCGGCGGCGGTATCTTCACCAAGGGCGCCGATGTCGGCGGTGACCTCGTCGGCAAGGTGGAGGCCGGTATTCCCGAAGACGATCCGCGCAATCCGGCGACCATCGCCGATAACGTCGGCGACAATGTCGGCGACTGCGCCGGCATGGCCGCCGACCTCTTCGAAACCTATGCGGTCTCCGTGGTTGCCACCATGGTTCTCGCCGCGATCTTCTTCGCCGGCACGCCGGTTCTTGCCTCGGCCATGGTCTATCCGCTGGCGGTCTGCGGCGCCTGCATCATCACATCGATCATCGGCACCTTCTTCGTCAAGCTCGGCACGAACGGTTCCATCATGGGTGCGCTCTACAAGGGCCTGATTGCCACCGGCATCCTGTCGATCATCGGTCTCGCGGCCGCCACGTCGCTGACAATCGGCTGGGGTTCGATCGGGACCGTCGCGGATTTCAATGTCACCGGCGCGAAGCTGTTCATCTGCGGCATCGTCGGCCTGATCGTCACGGCGCTGATCGTCGTCATCACGGAATATTATACAGGCACCAACAAACGCCCGGTCAATTCCATTGCCCAGGCCTCGGTCACCGGCCATGGCACCAACGTCATCCAGGGCCTTGCTATTTCGCTCGAATCGACGGCGCTACCGGCGCTCGTCATCGTCGGCGGCATTCTTGCCACCTATCAGCTCGGCGGCCTGTTCGGCACCGGCATCGCGGTCACCGCCATGCTCGGCCTTGCCGGCATGATCGTTGCGCTCGACGCCTTCGGCCCGGTCACCGACAATGCCGGCGGCATCGCTGAAATGTCGCACCTTCCGCCGGAAGTGCGCAAATCGACTGACGCGCTGGATGCGGTCGGTAACACCACCAAGGCGGTGACGAAAGGCTATGCCATCGGCTCGGCCGGTCTTGGCGCATTGGTGCTGTTCGCTGCCTATTCGAACGACCTGAAATATTTCGCGGCCCATGGCGATCAGTTCCCTTATTTCACGAATGTGGGCACGATCTCCTTCGATCTCTCCAACCCCTATGTCGTTGCCGGTCTGCTGTTCGGCGGCCTGATTCCCTATCTCTTCGGCGGCATCGCGATGACGGCCGTCGGCCGTGCGGCCGGCGCGATCGTCGAAGAAGTACGCAAGCAGTTCCGCGAAAAGCCGGGCATCATGAAGGGCACCGAACGTCCCGATTACGGCCGTGCCGTCGACCTTCTGACCAAGGCGGCCATTCGCGAGATGATCATTCCATCGCTGCTGCCCGTGCTGGCGCCGATCGTCGTCTATTTCGGCGTACTGCTGATCTCCGGCTCGAAAGCTTCGGCCTTTGCCGCGCTCGGTGCCTCGTTGCTGGGCGTCATCATCAACGGCCTGTTCGTCGCCATTTCCATGACGTCGGGTGGTGGTGCCTGGGACAATGCCAAGAAGAGCTTCGAAGACGGTTTCGTCGACAAGGACGGCGCGCGTCACATGAAGGGCTCGGAGGCGCACAAAGCTTCCGTGACCGGCGATACCGTCGGCGACCCCTACAAGGACACGGCCGGCCCCGCCGTTAACCCGGCGATCAAGATCACCAATATCGTGGCGCTGCTGCTGCTTGCCGTTCTCGCTGGATAA
- a CDS encoding GNAT family N-acetyltransferase, whose amino-acid sequence MTMVPTLMTERLILRAHRLEDFEDYAAFWTQEDLVRYIGGEPSTREQAWSRLLRYAGMWHYLGFGFFAVEERHSGRFIGEVGFLDLHRDMVPTTEGTLEAGWGITPSLHGKGYATEAVSAAIAWADEKFSGRRMTCIIDPENTSSLRVAEKVGFRRIGEVMYKDKPNVMFER is encoded by the coding sequence ATGACCATGGTTCCGACATTGATGACCGAACGCCTCATTCTCCGCGCGCATCGGCTGGAGGATTTCGAGGACTATGCGGCCTTCTGGACGCAGGAAGACCTCGTCCGCTATATCGGCGGCGAGCCGTCGACACGCGAACAAGCCTGGTCGCGCCTGTTGCGTTATGCCGGCATGTGGCATTACCTCGGCTTTGGTTTCTTCGCTGTCGAAGAGCGTCACAGCGGTCGTTTCATCGGCGAAGTCGGCTTTCTCGACCTGCACCGCGACATGGTCCCGACCACGGAGGGCACATTGGAGGCCGGCTGGGGGATCACACCATCGCTGCACGGCAAGGGCTATGCGACGGAAGCCGTCAGCGCGGCCATCGCCTGGGCCGACGAGAAGTTTTCTGGGCGGCGTATGACTTGCATCATCGATCCGGAAAATACATCGTCGCTGCGGGTTGCGGAGAAGGTCGGTTTCCGCCGGATCGGCGAAGTGATGTACAAGGACAAGCCCAACGTCATGTTCGAGCGGTAA
- a CDS encoding YceD family protein has product MKRPYSDETPFSYPVKVGHISANPVDVHVEADDRELAGLAKLWDVLSVEKLEADLKISRWKRDGVRVKGTVRAKIVQACVVTLDPVESEIDENFEHIFIPEDSKLARAPSMDAGEMVLDPDGPDLPETFTGDTIDAGAVVTEFAALAIDPYPRKPGIEFEDHIEDTGEDDKKPSPFAVLKDWKKE; this is encoded by the coding sequence ATGAAAAGACCTTACTCCGATGAAACGCCCTTTTCCTATCCGGTGAAAGTCGGCCATATCTCCGCCAACCCGGTGGATGTGCATGTCGAAGCGGACGACCGCGAGCTTGCGGGCCTGGCCAAGCTTTGGGATGTGCTCTCTGTCGAAAAGCTGGAAGCGGATCTGAAGATTTCCCGCTGGAAACGCGATGGCGTGCGCGTCAAGGGCACTGTTCGCGCGAAGATCGTCCAGGCCTGCGTCGTAACCCTCGACCCGGTCGAATCGGAGATCGACGAGAATTTCGAGCATATCTTCATCCCGGAGGATTCGAAGCTGGCGCGTGCGCCCTCGATGGATGCCGGCGAAATGGTGCTCGATCCCGATGGTCCAGATCTTCCCGAAACCTTCACTGGCGACACGATCGATGCCGGCGCCGTGGTGACCGAATTTGCCGCGCTTGCCATCGATCCTTACCCGCGCAAGCCCGGTATCGAGTTCGAAGATCACATCGAGGACACCGGCGAAGATGACAAGAAACCCTCGCCATTTGCTGTCTTGAAAGACTGGAAAAAGGAATAG
- the nrdR gene encoding transcriptional regulator NrdR, whose translation MRCPYCGSEDTQVKDSRPAEDNTSIRRRRICPDCGGRFTTFERVQLRELMVIKKTGRKVPFDRDKLVRSFEIALRKRPVDRDRIERAVSGIVRRLESSGETEISSEQIGLQVLEALKSLDDVAFVRYASVYRDFSHAEDFEQVITEINAKIARDPLDT comes from the coding sequence ATGCGCTGCCCTTATTGCGGTTCGGAAGATACCCAGGTCAAGGATTCGCGCCCGGCGGAGGATAACACCTCCATCCGCCGGCGGCGCATCTGTCCGGATTGCGGCGGCCGTTTCACCACCTTCGAGCGCGTGCAACTGCGCGAGCTGATGGTTATCAAGAAAACCGGCCGAAAGGTGCCCTTCGATCGGGATAAGCTGGTGCGCTCCTTCGAGATCGCACTGCGCAAGCGCCCGGTCGACCGCGATCGTATCGAGCGTGCCGTCTCCGGGATCGTTCGCCGCCTGGAGAGCTCCGGCGAGACGGAAATCAGCTCCGAGCAGATCGGCCTGCAGGTGCTGGAAGCCCTGAAGAGCCTCGATGACGTCGCCTTCGTGCGCTATGCTTCCGTCTATCGCGATTTCTCGCATGCGGAGGATTTCGAGCAGGTGATCACCGAAATCAATGCCAAGATCGCCCGCGATCCGCTGGACACCTGA
- the nusB gene encoding transcription antitermination factor NusB, whose translation MGNQDNERPAKTANQRGAARLAAVQALYQMDIGGAGVLEVVAEYEAHRLGQELDGETYLKADASWFRSIVSGVVREQTRLDPLIGSALQDDWALSRLDSTVRAILRAGTFELLDRKDVPVPVIVTEYVEIAHAFFEEDEPKLVNAVLDRIAKQVRGEAKK comes from the coding sequence ATGGGTAATCAGGATAACGAGCGACCGGCAAAGACCGCGAACCAGCGGGGCGCAGCACGCCTCGCCGCCGTTCAGGCGCTCTATCAGATGGACATTGGCGGAGCCGGTGTGCTGGAGGTGGTGGCTGAATACGAGGCACACCGTCTTGGGCAGGAACTGGACGGCGAGACCTATCTGAAGGCCGACGCATCCTGGTTCCGCTCCATCGTCTCCGGTGTCGTGCGCGAGCAGACCCGGCTTGATCCGCTGATCGGTTCCGCTCTGCAGGACGATTGGGCGCTGTCACGCCTCGACAGCACCGTGCGCGCCATCCTGCGCGCCGGCACTTTCGAGCTTCTCGACCGCAAGGACGTACCTGTCCCGGTCATCGTCACCGAATATGTCGAGATCGCTCACGCCTTCTTTGAAGAAGATGAGCCGAAGCTCGTCAACGCCGTGCTCGACCGAATCGCCAAGCAGGTCCGCGGCGAAGCCAAGAAATAA
- a CDS encoding riboflavin synthase, translating into MFTGIVTDIGKVESVSPLKEGIKLRVATNYDPATIDMGASISHSGICLTVTGLPEAGSNGRWFEVEAWEEALRLTTIGTWEAGSNINLERSLKIGDELGGHIVSGHVDGKAEILSVTAEGDATRFRLRAPGHLAKFVAPKGSIALDGTSLTVNAVDGTDFDVLLIRHTLEVTTWGERKAGDFVNFEVDTMARYAARLAEFPAARES; encoded by the coding sequence ATGTTTACCGGAATTGTCACCGATATCGGCAAGGTCGAATCGGTCTCGCCGCTCAAGGAAGGCATCAAGCTTCGCGTGGCAACAAATTACGATCCGGCAACGATCGATATGGGGGCCTCGATCTCCCATTCCGGCATTTGTCTGACGGTAACAGGCTTGCCAGAAGCCGGCAGCAACGGCCGCTGGTTTGAGGTAGAGGCTTGGGAGGAAGCCCTGCGGCTGACCACCATCGGCACCTGGGAGGCCGGCAGCAATATCAATCTCGAGCGCTCGCTGAAGATTGGCGACGAGCTCGGCGGCCACATCGTCTCCGGTCATGTCGACGGCAAGGCGGAGATCCTGTCAGTGACGGCGGAAGGCGACGCCACCCGTTTTCGTCTGCGCGCGCCTGGGCATCTCGCAAAATTCGTCGCTCCCAAGGGCTCGATCGCGCTCGACGGCACGTCGCTGACGGTAAACGCTGTCGACGGCACGGATTTCGACGTGCTGCTGATCCGTCATACGCTGGAGGTCACCACCTGGGGTGAACGCAAGGCTGGCGATTTCGTCAATTTCGAAGTCGACACCATGGCCCGCTATGCCGCGCGACTGGCGGAATTTCCGGCTGCCCGCGAAAGCTGA
- a CDS encoding outer membrane protein assembly factor BamE yields the protein MSLTRRYFKSDRTFISSAAIALVIATAGLTGCQTSEVMNNGYIFDQQSLNLVPVGSSREQVLLSLGTPSTTATFDGEVFYYISQKRVRPVAFMKPKLVDQNILAIYFDKDGVVKQQANYTLKDGKVFDMISRTTPTGGRDLTFLQQILQGGGNGINGAKNFLNNLNPGQ from the coding sequence ATGTCGTTGACGAGACGGTATTTCAAGTCTGACAGAACTTTCATCAGTAGTGCCGCTATCGCCCTGGTGATTGCGACCGCGGGGCTCACGGGCTGCCAGACCAGCGAGGTCATGAACAACGGCTACATCTTCGACCAGCAATCGCTCAATCTCGTGCCCGTCGGCTCGAGCCGCGAGCAGGTGCTGCTTTCGCTGGGGACGCCGTCGACGACGGCGACCTTCGACGGCGAAGTCTTCTATTATATCTCCCAGAAGCGCGTGCGCCCGGTGGCCTTCATGAAGCCGAAGCTGGTCGACCAAAACATTCTGGCGATCTATTTCGACAAGGACGGCGTGGTGAAGCAGCAGGCCAACTACACGCTGAAGGACGGCAAGGTCTTCGACATGATCAGCCGCACGACGCCGACCGGCGGCCGCGACCTGACCTTCCTGCAACAGATTCTGCAGGGCGGCGGCAACGGCATCAACGGTGCGAAGAACTTCCTCAACAACCTCAACCCTGGCCAATAA
- the glyA gene encoding serine hydroxymethyltransferase produces MTNASTEPFFNRSLADTDPEIFGAINKELGRQRHEIELIASENIVSRAVLEAQGSIMTNKYAEGYPGKRYYGGCQFVDIAEELAIERAKKLFGVNFANVQPNSGSQMNQAVFLALLQPGDTFMGLDLNSGGHLTHGSPVNMSGKWFNVVSYGVREGDNLLDMDAVQRKAEEHKPKLIIAGGTAYSRIWDWKRFREIADSVGAYLMVDMAHIAGLVAGGQHPSPFPHCHVATTTTHKSLRGPRGGMILTNDEDLAKKFNSAVFPGLQGGPLMHVIAAKAVALGEALQPEFKEYTAQIVKNAKALAETLIAGGLDVVSGGTDNHLMLVDLRKKNATGKRAEAALGRAYVTCNKNGIPFDPEKPFVTSGVRLGTPAGTTRGFKEAEFREIGNLIIEVLDGLKVANSDEGNAAVEAAVREKVVNLTGRFPMYGYMG; encoded by the coding sequence ATGACCAATGCTTCCACCGAACCCTTCTTCAATCGCTCGCTTGCCGATACCGATCCGGAAATCTTTGGCGCGATCAATAAGGAATTGGGTCGTCAGCGGCATGAGATCGAGCTGATCGCCTCGGAAAACATCGTTTCCCGCGCCGTATTGGAAGCGCAGGGTTCGATCATGACGAACAAATACGCCGAGGGTTATCCGGGCAAGCGCTATTATGGCGGCTGCCAGTTCGTCGATATCGCCGAAGAACTCGCCATCGAGCGCGCCAAGAAGCTGTTCGGCGTCAATTTCGCCAATGTTCAGCCGAATTCCGGTTCGCAGATGAACCAGGCAGTCTTCTTGGCGCTGCTGCAGCCGGGCGACACGTTCATGGGTCTCGATCTCAATTCGGGCGGTCATCTGACGCATGGTTCGCCGGTCAACATGTCCGGCAAGTGGTTCAACGTCGTTTCCTACGGTGTGCGCGAAGGCGACAACCTGCTCGACATGGATGCGGTTCAGCGCAAGGCCGAAGAGCATAAGCCGAAGCTCATCATTGCCGGCGGCACCGCATATTCCCGCATCTGGGACTGGAAGCGCTTCCGTGAGATCGCCGATAGCGTCGGCGCCTACCTGATGGTCGACATGGCCCATATTGCCGGCCTCGTTGCCGGTGGCCAGCATCCGTCGCCGTTCCCGCATTGCCATGTTGCAACGACCACGACCCACAAGTCGCTGCGTGGCCCACGCGGCGGCATGATCCTTACCAATGACGAGGATCTGGCAAAGAAGTTTAATTCGGCCGTGTTCCCCGGCCTGCAGGGCGGCCCGCTGATGCACGTCATCGCTGCCAAGGCCGTGGCGCTCGGCGAAGCGCTGCAGCCGGAATTCAAGGAATATACCGCGCAGATCGTCAAGAATGCTAAGGCGCTTGCCGAAACGCTGATCGCCGGCGGACTCGACGTCGTTTCCGGCGGCACGGACAATCACCTGATGCTGGTCGACCTGCGCAAGAAGAACGCCACTGGCAAGCGCGCCGAGGCCGCTCTCGGCCGCGCCTACGTGACCTGCAACAAAAACGGCATCCCGTTCGACCCGGAAAAGCCCTTCGTCACGTCCGGCGTTCGTCTCGGTACGCCGGCCGGCACGACGCGCGGTTTCAAGGAAGCCGAATTCCGCGAGATCGGCAATCTCATCATCGAAGTGCTCGATGGCCTGAAGGTCGCCAATTCCGATGAAGGCAATGCCGCCGTCGAGGCCGCAGTGCGCGAGAAGGTGGTCAATCTCACCGGCCGCTTCCCCATGTACGGCTACATGGGCTGA
- the ribD gene encoding bifunctional diaminohydroxyphosphoribosylaminopyrimidine deaminase/5-amino-6-(5-phosphoribosylamino)uracil reductase RibD, which translates to MAPRPEDERFMAAAIRLSRWHLGLTSTNPSVGCLVVKDGTVIGRAVTALGGRPHAEPQALAEAGEAARGATAYVTLEPCSHYGKTPPCAEALIAYGVARVVISVTDPDQRVSGRGIAMLQDAGIEVDAGILEEDGRRSLAGYLMRQTRNRPYVTLKLAVSADGMIGKTGEGQVRITGDIARAQVQVLRAESDAILVGIGTAIADDPELTCRLPGLEGRTPLRIVIDDQLQLPLDSKLVKTAQRYGLMVVAGDPPPFDQNTDKAFIGRRAALDAAGAEVLQSNSSEPGELLEALGTRGISSLLVEGGARTAQRFLAADLIDRILLFQGPGTIGEGGIESPVTKTNIPPSFRHIRASRFGDDRCDEFERGF; encoded by the coding sequence ATGGCGCCCCGGCCTGAGGACGAACGTTTCATGGCCGCGGCGATCCGCCTGTCGCGCTGGCATTTGGGTCTCACCTCTACCAACCCGTCCGTCGGTTGCCTGGTCGTCAAGGACGGCACCGTCATCGGCCGCGCCGTAACAGCGCTTGGCGGCAGGCCGCATGCCGAGCCGCAGGCCTTGGCCGAGGCCGGCGAGGCGGCGAGGGGAGCCACCGCCTACGTCACGCTCGAGCCCTGTTCCCACTACGGCAAGACGCCGCCCTGCGCTGAGGCGCTCATTGCCTATGGTGTCGCCCGCGTCGTCATCAGCGTGACCGATCCCGATCAGCGTGTTTCCGGTCGCGGCATCGCGATGCTGCAGGATGCGGGGATCGAAGTCGATGCGGGTATTCTTGAGGAGGACGGCAGGCGCTCGCTTGCCGGCTATCTCATGCGTCAGACGAGAAACCGGCCGTATGTGACTCTCAAACTTGCCGTTTCCGCAGACGGGATGATCGGCAAAACGGGCGAGGGGCAGGTGCGCATCACGGGCGATATCGCCCGCGCCCAAGTGCAGGTCTTGCGCGCCGAAAGCGACGCCATCCTTGTCGGCATCGGCACTGCGATCGCGGATGACCCGGAACTGACCTGCCGTCTGCCGGGGCTGGAAGGCCGCACGCCGTTGCGTATCGTCATCGACGACCAGCTTCAGCTTCCGCTCGACAGCAAGCTCGTGAAGACTGCACAACGGTACGGGCTCATGGTCGTCGCCGGCGATCCGCCGCCCTTCGATCAAAATACCGACAAGGCCTTCATAGGCCGCCGCGCCGCGCTGGATGCCGCCGGTGCCGAAGTGCTGCAATCCAATTCCAGCGAACCGGGAGAATTGCTTGAAGCGCTGGGGACGCGGGGCATTTCTTCTCTATTGGTCGAAGGAGGAGCCAGGACGGCGCAGCGTTTTCTCGCCGCCGATCTCATCGACCGCATCCTTCTGTTCCAGGGGCCGGGTACGATCGGCGAGGGCGGTATTGAATCGCCGGTCACGAAGACCAATATCCCACCCAGTTTCAGACACATCCGCGCGAGCCGGTTTGGCGACGATCGCTGCGACGAATTTGAAAGAGGTTTTTAA